A region of the Triplophysa rosa linkage group LG5, Trosa_1v2, whole genome shotgun sequence genome:
ACTGGTGGAGAACATTGAGCGAGAGGTGTTTCACCAAAGTTCTCGGCTTGTTAGTGGTGCATACAGAAGAACTGTTAGGGCTCTTGTCTTTGCTCTGAAACACAAGCTGGAATTGAGAGCACAAGTCAAGGATGGAAAAATACCAGTGAATAAATTTGTAAGCAATCACAAGAAAAAATTGTGAAGAAAAGGACAATTCCAATTTGGGACAACAATACATTTTAGCCTTTTTTATTGTTCACAAACTGTGTGATTTACTCAATAACTTGGGACCATTTTTAACTTTAGACCTTGTTTAAATACAACATTTGTCTTTTTACACTTCAGTTATCAGTGTGTTTTTATTGATAGCACATATAAAACAGTACAAAAATAGAGGTTTATCCATTATACAGCCCATTAATGGCACACCTATAGGAGCACCAACCACACAACAGCAATTAACATGAGGATGACTGCAAGAACACAAATGCTGATGAATATGATGTCACTGGTCTCATGGGGTTCGCTTTCATCATCCTCATTCCTTGTGCTTGATTCTTTGGCCAGACGTGCCAGTTCATTGAGCCTGTTACGTTCCTCCACTGAGATGATGTTGACCATGGCCACCTTCCTCTGGGCATCACATTGTACCTCATATTCCTGAATATTCTGCTGTGTTCCGTCAAAGTCAATATAGAGCGAGTTCACCAGCATGGTAATGTTTTGTCGTTTCTGGAGAGGAtagatatttaaaaactatttttaaactcAGGCCATTTGCAACGTATGTTTTTACATATgtcattaatgaattatatcGAAACTGGTGAAGTGTGTCTTTAATTTTATACCTGTCCAGCCGTTCCACAGTTAACGAAGCGGGCAAGAATTTTGTAGGATGTTTCGGTTAGCTGGGCAGAACAGGACGGATTTCCCAGATAAATGCCCTCACGGTCTACCTGAGGCAACGCCTGTCTGGCGATCTGAATCTGAAACTCGGTTCTAGTACAGCTTACATTGACTGGCACCACTGTGACACAACAGCAAAACACAATTAGTAATACTCCATGAACAGAATGTAAATATTTAGTCCACATCTTTTCAATTTCATTAGTTTGATAAATGAATTCAACCTAAGCCCTCACCTCCAATATAGGATGCCACAAAGcccttaaaggcatagttcctATCAGTGTTCAGAACAACCAACAGTTTATTTTCCTTAGAGGTCAAAGATGGAGGTTGTTCACTACCACACCAGTGACCCAACAAGGTGTCTATCTCACTGTCCCCATCATACACGGCCACAGAGTCATAATCGCACTTGTCTGTCAGACTGTTTCGATCCTCCAGCTTCAGAGAAGGGAAAAACAGCTTGATCCTGTAGCCGGCAGCTAGAGTGATAGTCCAATGACAGTTGATGTTGTTGGGGTAGATGTTTGGGTAGTGAGGGCTAGTAAAGTTCCCGCTAATGGTTTTAAAGACCTGCTGGCACTCTCCTTTCAACAGagcaaaactttaaaaatatacaattgaAATGTATGACTATGCAAAAGATCTTTTTGCAGGACAATACGTGTCTCACCTGAATAATAGTAGGCTTTAAAGCCTCTCCCCCCAATGTTGAAATCAGATTTGAAGACCACCAGCATTTGGTTTGATGTGGTGATGGTGTTGGGAGGTTTCTCATTACCACAGTAGTTTCCCAGGTGACGGTGTGTAATGGTAGGGCCATCAAAAAGAGCCACATAGTCAAAATTGCACCCCTCATTGTTTTCCAACTGGAAGTCAAGGAACACCAGGCTGACGACACTCTGATTAGACATGTGTACTGTCCAGGAGCAGTCAGCATTGTTACTGTACTCTAATGGATAGCCTGGACTTGAGATTATTCCAGAGAGACCGGTCAAAACCCCACCACACATATCTGAGATGTAAAGAGGAGGAAGATATGAactttttgtgttgttgttgaagTGGAAAGCatgccatatactgtataacgaTAACAGACTTTATTTTGTAATGAATAGAACATTAATTTGCATTGCCACAAATGttaaacacaaatgtaaaaatggcatcaaaATGTAGCTGTTGaatagaaaaacaaaccaaaaaaaaagatGGATTTTTCCACAATTACTTAAAAAATGCTATTTTTGCATTCAAAAACCTGGTTTTAATTATACTGTTCGAACATGCGGTCATGAAGTTTAAAAATTGGAGGGAACTTGCACCAGGCATGGCCAATAAGCAACATGAGACACTAGTCTCATATTTACACAAACAATGTCAAAGTTGGTCTTGTACATATCCTTTAGAAATTTCCATTTTCTCATAGACTTCTATTCTAAGtgtattactgtaaaaatgtttttttgtttgtttctgcaGAGATGGTATCTCAGTCTTTAATGGCAAAGCTCACCTTTCCTGTAGCCCACAGAGAAGCCCTTGTGTGCAACATGGCGATCTGAATGAAAGATGATGGACATGACGTTCCAAGAGGAGCTGAACTGAGGAGGAGACACATCACCACAGAATTTCCCCAGCAGGTTTCCCTCGTCCTCTGAGATGCCATTGTAAATCTTTATGTAGTCATAAGCACAGTCTATATGGTACTCCAGCTCGAAGTGATGGAAGGTTAACAGTACTGATGATCCCTCTGCTACCACTATCAGCCAGGTGCATACTGTATTATAAGGGTACAGGCCTGGGAAATTAGGACTTGATATATTGTCATTGCTTGAAGAGAGGATTCCACCACATTTTACAcctaaacaaacatacaaatacattGTAATAAATGAGTAATTGCGGTCCTGTTTATTCTGATGTTTGATAAATGTCAGGAAAAATGACTGGCAGTATTAAGGATATAGCAGTGCTATGAAACGAGGATGCTATCAAATTGTatagtattttaatataatgGCATTTGTGATTATGGATTCTTGGAGTTTACACTTTATAGTAAGACCaaagtcatgaaaatgtatcaGACTAGCTGAGCTATCAGACacaatgacacaaacacaaaaatataaatatattgttacTGAATTAAAAAGCTGTAAAGAACGTAAGGTGTAGTGTTACAACACGGAAAAGGCGTGCACTTTTACCCATTAGGTAGGAAACGGTCTTACCTTTCTTGGAGGTGACCTTTCcggcaaaaaacaaaacatgaatgaAAACTGTCATCCTCCAAACCATGTTGTTCCTGTACTGTGTAGTGTTTAAGTTCCTTTGTGCATACTGATTCAGAGAGTAGGCGTGATGTTAAAGCTCTggaagaaagctcttaattctGTGGCCTTTACAGAGAAATTGAATAGGTGGACTCTTTGCCTCCCCCACTAAATTTTAATGAGGACTATCAGATGCACACGGGTGGCTTGTCAAGACACTGTTTGGAGAGAATGGCATGAAAAGTTAATAGGTGTATCATGCGCATGGAACaactggtgtgttttaagtTAGTAAGAGGAAGGAACACACTGGTGACCGCATGTATTACATGCAGCCTGCGCATGCTACTTCTGTTTTGGAGTTTAAACAGAGGCTCATGAAGTCAAGATAGAATAAAGACATTAATGCATTTAATTTAACAACGCAAATATATGACACTTTGGCCCCTTGGGATTATTATGATGGGAGGTTTTTAAAGGAAGGtttattttatggtttattGTGTTATTGTGTTATTAACTATGACATCTCATTCTTGTAACTTTCTATTCTTGTAATTTTTGCTTTGCTTTTCAAATTAGCTGATGCATGTTTCAGAGCTACACCTGTAATGTCCACTGATATCCAGTAGAGGGCAACAATGCACACTGTCTCTCAAAAGGCACTAACACggagaaagacagagagccCACGTGACACAATCATGGCCGCCTCCTGAGTCCAACAACGATTAGCACCGTTGTTCTTTGGCTGATTGTTTGATTAATTTTTCAtaacttatttatatatttcgtAAAATGTTTAACGCAACAGTGCAAAGTATTAGGATATGGACTCCAAAAATAACTCAAACATGCAAATCAAAGGATTGTCTCAATGCCCTTAACATCAGCGCTCATGGGTATCGCTGCTTGTCAACCAGCTCTTGCTTACATGGTAAGGTTGTTCCGAGAAAAAAGCCTCGGGTGGTGCATGAAATTGCCGGACTGGAGCCGATCACCTATGCCGACAGGATGCACTATGTTCCCGGACTGGCAAAGCCGACGTTTCCTGAATGGGATCGTGGATGGAAGGAGCCTCGCCACTACAAGTCACCTAAACTAGAAGACATGCCGCTGCACAAAGATAAACCCTGTTATATATTCAACCAGATGACTAATGTGCTGGaaggtatttacatttattataaatgtttttgtgttgtcatttaaaacctaaaTATTCACGACTTTTCAGATTCTTTAActgaaataacaataaatagcatttttaatgctattcaatattattattattatcattgtttattgttatcatTAGAAATGCACTGTTACTTAAACGTTAataattttgtgatttttattagcTTAAATGCGAAACATTTCATTAGCATcaattgttattattactgaATGCTGTATTGTTGAGCATTTGCtaaataagattttattttaatttatataattccTACCAGCAATAACAATGAATAATCTTCAATTTCTGATTTGATCTATCTCTAGGTGTTCGACAGGCTCTTTGGCTGAGCAAGTCCATCCTCATCAAAGGGTTACCTGCTCAGATTCTGAACCTGGCTCTAgatccagccaatcagattgagAATCAGGATGACAGAGTCCAGAACGCCATTAAAAACTCCAGACTGTGGGACACCACTGAACACCGACCACCCAGAGAAAGGTTCTGGTGGGTAACATCATTGCTGCTCCTAGTTCAGGCCATTTGTTTGGTAAAGCAAGTTGCTTGAGGAAGAAAGAGCATCTTCAGCCATTTTTTATATACTTTTGAAATTGAATCCATTATGGCACCACcttgctgaaaaaaataaaccgaaccctgcccaaaacacattaaacattttaatggatttactggttataataggaattgtattggtttaatggaaactataatggtgtctatttgtatgtgatggattgtATTGGTGGGatattaaatcctactggaataatgcccaaaacacaatacaaaaagTAATTTTGTAGTGTTTAAtggaaaagctaatggttcataatgtttttagtggaaaccattagaacgtctgtgatggtttctattgggtttctatgtttttttcagcagggcagtGTTAACACTACATCAAAAGATCATCACTTTGGATTTTACTAAATGTACATATTAAACTCTCTACATTTATGTACTCATCAGCTTTAGTATttttaaacttgattttttttattaaatgaaatgttttaaattaaattaaagcaataatattttataatgttataaaataaaacatttacatactatattattgttattgGCATTAACATTGTGTTGGATGTATTCTTACcaaataaattcaagaatgtatgtgttttataaatacattcatttgtttttttttgtagttaaagtggtagttcacccaaaaatgaaaattctgtcatcatttactcaccctcttgtcatgtcaaacctgtatgagtttctttcaacacaacacaaaaaaagatatttaaaaaaatattgttgaccgaacagccattcacatgcattggttttgtgtccatacaatagaagtcaatggctgccaccgcttttcggttatcaacattcttcaaaatatcttcttttgtgtatgaagtaagtcatacaggtttgaaatgacaagagggtgagtaaatgatgacagtattttcatttcagtAAAGCATAGTTTAGTGAATTGTAGTGTAGTGAAGCATAGTTTAGTGATGCTCCATCACTTCCATTGATGGGGAGGGCGGAGCAATTTTTAGTTCTAATCTCGTATCAACTTTGTCGTACTGTAAAATTAAGATGAGTATTTACAGTTATTATTACAAAGTATGACATGTTTATTACACTGAGAACAATGCTGCAGTGCTACCGTAAAAACGCAAAGGCTGTCCTTTTTTTCTAGGTCATAAAGAGACCCACACACAGTCCTTTCTCACCCAGTGCTTCATAATTGGCTCAACGGCTTCGATGTTAAAGGTGGCATTTGGCCCGGGCCTTGTTCCTCTGACGATGTGTTGAATTTAATGACGGTCATTAAACACAGGCCAGTCTGCCTCCCCAGCAGGGAGCAGCTCAGTAAAGCCTTTATTAATTAATTCTGCTCCTGGGAGGTCTGCCATTCATAAGAGGCTCTTTGATATCTCTCATCTCCCCAGTTAAAGTCTGCCCTTTGATGGCTGTTTTATCTCCCAGCTACTGCTGGCCCTTAACATTTTCCTTTTCGCAAAAATCCGTCGCACCACAAGCATGAAAAGGCCATATTGACATTGACACAAAATGACATTACGTTTGGGAAAAAGAGTCGTCTGGTAAAAAGAATTGAGAAGGTTCACATACTGCTTTGTCTATAAAGTTGTTTTCAAATTTGCAgttttgtgtggttttatttctCTCTAGCCCTTCACTAGTGCACAACCTGCTTCATCTGTGTGACAGCCTGCATGTGACTCATCCGGAATTAGCCAAGAGGATTCTTGCTGATAAATACAGTTTAGCAGCCACATGGAGAAGAGGTGGATATATCAGGCTACATTTAGTGCACCCCAAAAGCATTTGGACACCTAAATGTCACTTAAAAAGCTTAAATTTCACTGCATTCGTTATAATATAGCAATGTCATACTAATCTTTGATAATAGGAGAGATCGTGTTTCAGGTGAGGGGTCAGAATGGGCTGCTATTGAACAGTATGTCCCCTGTGCCAGTGGCGGCTGGAGACGAGCTCATTCAGAGCACAGCAGACCAAGCTCTGGAGACCTTCTACCCTATTTCTCCCACCATTGATCTTCAGTGCACACACGTTTACCAGGAGAAAAATGACACAGGTCAGCTGTTTAACACACACCTACCGGCCAGTCACACTGACAGCAGTTTAACTTCAATAAGAATTAACATTTGAGGCAACATGGGTGATGGTATCATAGACGATGCAACAAAGTGGAGCAGATTTgagctttatgcaaatgagcatTGATGGCATAAAACATGTGCCCCTTTAGCATATCTCATTTGAAGGAATTTTCACATAATGACAATAAAGAATTGACATagttaaaagtttttttcttcTCACAAGGTTTTAGAGCAGACTACCCATTCTGTCATGCACATACTCTCTTCCTTATGGAGATGGGGAACGCCCCAAAACTCTATCCAGAACAGCTCCGTGCTAAGATGTTAATGTTTGCTTTTGGGAACGCGCTGGCCAGAGCCCAAGCTCTGTATGGGGTAAGATCcttgtgtttaaaaaataaatgattatgtCTGATGATAACATTTACACTACTGGTAAAACCTTTAGGGACACTGTGAAATGTTCCTGAAATGTTCATGAGGTTAAAAAATGTGAGGATGTTTTGTAGacgatttttttattagaaCCAGGCCTGTGTTTTTGTTATTCCACAATTTTCATAAATGtactattattataaaatgtggggaaaatattaattatgaataattaagtgaacataaacatttggtAGTTATAGGCCcgatttcacagacaaggcttaaggctagtcccagtctaaaatgaatgtgtgacctgttttatctcaatataacttgcccagaaatatcttaaaatatatcagtgccattgttttgtctcaagatgcacaccagtaatgtattcttctaaggcatttttataaaagcgacataaatatcttaattcaactaaagtatagtcctggcttaagctaagccgtgtctgtgaaacggGGCCATAGTGTATGCATTTAGTACTATAGATGCTATTAACTAAATCAACTTTTATATACATTAATCATACAGTCATCTTTGCATAAGCTTGGATGTTTAGATCTGGGTTAtcaaaaattacataaaaaaacagatgtttgattttgtcatggacaataaaacaataaagatgTAAACATTCTCTCCTTGTCCTACAGAAGGAGCCCAGAATCCTGGAGAAGCCCATTGTGGTACAGAGTGTGGCCACTAACGGCCGTCTCTTCCAGTTTGTGGTGTTCCAGCTCAACACAACTGACCTGCAGTCTGACAGCGGAGTGAAGAATCTAGCATGGGTGGAAGAGGACCAGCCTCTATATGAGTTTGCCAAAGTGCGGCCTCTGATCAAGAAGAAAGTTGTGCAGGTAACACCTCAaatttattgttacattttacTTTCAATGTCAAAGTTGACTTGATTTAATATTACATGATAAAAATACTGTTGACattaaatatgtcaatgtttaATTTGGCACTTCATGCATAATTGATCTCTTGTTTGCTATTGGTTACCGTAGCAATTATTACTGGCGTTGGTCATTCTGAATTTGCTTATGGGAATCCACGTGTGAAATTTTAGAAGGCAGTGTGAAGTTTGCTGTTTTGTGTGATCTTTGGTGTTGCACGTTTACTGAACATGTTGGATTCTTTATCGTAGGTCCCTGCTGGTTTGTCAGGATATGAGCCTAACACCTTCAAGAAGTTCTTGGCGCTCTACCTGCACGGAACAGCGTAAACAGCTCGGAGGCCAGACATCTTTTCCAGAATGTCATGATGCTTGTTTCCTTATCCATCTTccataaatagaaaataaataagaactGTGTATAAAACCTTTATCATTGTGACCAGAGATGACTGTTCATTTATATGCCTTGAGCTTTTGTATGGTATTATTAGCGGTGGTCATGAACAACATacgttttgtaaatatttatttgcagaagGAGAAATAGTTTACAATAGTTTGGTAGGAAcagaaaaataatttaatcataaGAATTACACAAGTCCTTTTACTATTTCTCCTGAAGAAcgtaatatacatttgaaggcTAAACAACATACAAGTAGTATGTGTGTAACAGGTCAAGTTTGGCTGTACAGCAATGTGACAAACTAACATTTGGAAACAAacagaaacttaaaaaaatacataaattaaacaATCATCCTTTGGGTGTCTGTGGCACATCGGTGACTAAAACCAAGCAATAAAAGtcaaaaacaaaggaaaattaaaacatgcaaaatatCCAGAGTTAAGCGAATGGGAGGAAAAGCAGGAGgggaaacagaaaagattactATTGCAACATCACAATCACCCAATAAATAGCCATTTTGTCAGATTCCTATTCCAATAGATGTAAATACAGTGAACCTATCCCTTAGTTACTTCGATTATAGTCAACTTGCTTGTTTCCTTTGCTGCAGAAATCTGTAGTTTGTCTGCTCTGGTTTCCCTAGAAGTGGAAATGCTACAGATTTTCAGAATAGTCATACAGCACATGAAAATGCTTCAGAAAGGCTTCAGCAGTGAATGTCATTGTTAAATACATAAGTTAAAAAACAGTGTGACATGAAGATAGAACATTAGCTCATAGTCCATTGTAATCCCAAGTAGGAAATGAAAAAGGACAGTTGTTTATTTCCACTTCGTATTTTCATTGCTCCGTATATTCAAATCAGCTGTATACTCTGTGTGGATGGGTCACTTTTGAGAAGTCCATCACAGTATGACTTCTACTGAGGCTGTTCAAAAATGTGGTTTTAAAAAGTTGCCAATGGAATGTTACACAAGAAGCCTCTCAAGAAGCCATTTAGATAGTATTTCCTCTAAATCCAGTGTAGATGTTATCACAGTCTCCTCTCCATCCACTCTCATATAAAACAAAGGAGCATTTCTCTTCTCTGCTCTCATCCTGTGTGGGCTTCTTTAAGGAACCAGGGCAAAGCTTCAGCCTGCTATTTTAAACTACAGAATACAAAAATATGAACTTAAATGACTATGCCAGACAGGGCGCCCATCTCAAACAGGTCCTTCGCGTATAAACAGAGTCCTTTTTGACTGTGTTGAAATGAGAAGCATTCACCTCAACCAGAGCTGGTTTAAGATTGGTTCACATGAATGTGAGAAACTAAACTTAGACCTCACTCTGGTTCGTGATGTTGGGTTGTTGGTCCCTGGTCGTAAAGACGCCTGCTTTAATGTCTTGGAATTGATgcacatctcatcatcacacacTCATTGTCATTGTTGGCGAGTACTGAAGGAATAAAGAAAGGCGCATTAGGAGACATTCACCACAACTGCCTTGAAAGggcaatttaacaaaaaaacataaaaaaaacattcaacattttgttgccgcttacattttcattttggaaagAGTGAAGAAAGCTTCCACCCAGTTCACTGTCGTCTCGTGGAGTTCCTGGTGGGTTACTCATGCCGCTTAGATTATTAGGGGAATTCTGTAATGCAGACAGTCTTTAATCTCAGGTGTATAAATTAACATGTTCAGACATGAGCAGTCTTGTTTTGCtagtttttacagattttcaacAAAAACGACGGGTTTAAGTAATTACTTTAATAATACCTTTGGGATTCCATCTATGTCTCCTGAACCTGTGAGAAAATGAGTCAAAATGTAAGATAAATTGCAGTACTGCAGATCAGATGGGATTCAATTAGTTGAATTTCAATGGTAAAAACCCAGTGATtgaaataattttcttgttgCTATAGAGAACCGAGTTTTACCTAATGAGCCATTCATGTGATGAGGCTCCAGTGCTCCCATTGGACCGTCTGACCCGGGGCCCATAGGAAACTACAGACAATACATAAGAGAAAAGGAGACCACGTCAGCTTCAGAGCGATATCAAGTACATAATGAAGGAAAACCACATTAGTGTAACTTACACCGGATCTGCTCCCTCCAGGTACTGAGTTTATCAGTGTGTAGAGATTCTCACCAGAGTTAGTGGAGTCTGTGAAAACAGAAGAGCCGTGATGATTTATCACATACACTGGGGTCCTAAGACCTCTAGTCAAATATTATTTTGGACTTTTCTAAttgaattaaagggataattcaaccaaaaatttaaattctgtcatcttttactcaccctcagattgttccaaatctatgaatttctttgttctgctgagattttaataaccaaacagatctcatccaccaTTTACTGCAGTAGGTAGAATAAAtaccatgggagtcaatgggggatgagaactgtttggttactgacattcttccaaatatcttcctttgtgtttagcagaacaaagacatttatacaggtttggaacaatctgagggtaagtaaagaattttcatttttgggtgaactatccctttaaacatcatTACTGATTAAACTGTAACTGTGTAAAATACAATGATTTTATGTAACATATATCATGCGTGAATTGATAGTTatgaattcatttatttgttacaCAGTCACCATACTTAAAGTCTGGGATTTCAAAATCTGAAATAAACAGAACAGTACACTTTTGGAATATTGAAATGCTAAGGGGTCTAACACTTAGTACGAacgaattaaagggatagttcacccaaaaataaaaaatctcatcatttactcatcttcaatTCATTCAAAGCCTGTttatgactcttctgtggaacacaaagaagatattttgagaaatgtctctgtggttttgtatccatacaatggaagtcagtggggtcctatgttatttggttaccaacattctacaaaatatcttcttttgtgttctgcagaggaatgaaagtcatactggcttggaatgacatgaaggtgaataaatgatacaataattttcattttggggtgaactatccctttaagagtcaCTAATGTCAATGAAGCACACAAAGAGGCTTTTTCCTCCATGCTGAGATAACGTTTCTCAACAGGTTTTGCAAAACCTGTGGAGCCCACACGAGTTTGAATGCACTTTAGAACCCACTCTATATTCAAAAGGGCTTCTGACCACTGAGACTATTCAAAACCATGCAAAATCACATTATTTTGACTGTTAAGTCTAAGACAGCGATGCAGCAGCTTATGTAGTAATTTGGCTAATTGCATAAAACGCAGGGTTGTTCTGAGAGAGGATCTCATATTCTCTGAACCAGCAACAGCTCTGACAGAGATGTAAAGAGCTCTTACCTGCTGGACTGGGCATGATTGGTGTTCCTGGAGGACAGCCACTTCCTCCTGCTGCTAATTGAGGTCCCTGTGGAAGCAGGAACGTATTTATGGTACGTAAATCAGTATACCCAAAATATAAAACTGCTAGTAACATCAGATCTTACCACATAGCTTCCTGGGGATGAGGAACTGTATGGCATCTGTGAAAACAAGTGTTACAGAAATCATTTTCAGGCAAGAAATCCTGGAGTTGAGTTGATCAAAGTGCAGTTTCTTACTGTGTTTCCATTATTAGGATTAGGCCACTGTCTGCCCACTCCTGCTCCCCTGCAGAGAAAAACATAGCAATGTCTGAGTTTTAATTTAGAACATCAAATAAATCTCAGGTATGTGAGCTCAGACAGAATGAGATGTCCAAGATTCTAAAGTTGAAAAACAACCACCGACTTTTCATCATCGATCTTGGCTGCTCTGTCCATCTGAATTCACCAGCAATCAAAGTCTACATGTGCTTTTTCTCATAAAACTCTTTAAAGCGAGACAGAATAGAAGGATTTATTCCTGAAGTGATTGCTCACAGTTACCTCCTTTTGTCAACTATAACAAGACTCGCTCAAGCAAGCCTTGAAAACCTCAAAGCTCACCTGCATGTTTTtttgtctgtggaacacaaaataagctttacaaaacagttttttcAAAACCGACTAAAAATTGTCCATACAACTCATCTGCCTTTTGAAGTCTGGATGCAAACTTAGGCTAAACAAGACTTTGACATAACTGAAGTTTTTAAGTAAATCATTTTTTCAACTAATACACGTTGGTTGCTACGACACAGAATATCACCGAAAATTGACAGAATATCTGGCAATGTGTTACTAATATCTAAGCGCAAATATTCATACTGTGGTATTATGGGGATATCATCTAGTGCAAAACTGCATTTTTCAGGTGATCTATTCTTTTAGGTGTAACCACAATACTTAAATTGTTCAATACATCAACCCAAACCACCGGCATGTGGTTAAAATATAAAccttaatgttaataaatgttacGTCTGTGATAGACCAGGAAAAAACTTACATGTTCACCCCTGGCATTCCAGGGCCCATGGAGTTCGGAGGCCTCATTCCTCCGCCATAGTTCTGTAATGATAACCACGGATCAGACTGTGACACCCAGTACCCACA
Encoded here:
- the cdcp2 gene encoding CUB domain-containing protein 2, yielding MVWRMTVFIHVLFFAGKVTSKKGVKCGGILSSSNDNISSPNFPGLYPYNTVCTWLIVVAEGSSVLLTFHHFELEYHIDCAYDYIKIYNGISEDEGNLLGKFCGDVSPPQFSSSWNVMSIIFHSDRHVAHKGFSVGYRKDMCGGVLTGLSGIISSPGYPLEYSNNADCSWTVHMSNQSVVSLVFLDFQLENNEGCNFDYVALFDGPTITHRHLGNYCGNEKPPNTITTSNQMLVVFKSDFNIGGRGFKAYYYSGECQQVFKTISGNFTSPHYPNIYPNNINCHWTITLAAGYRIKLFFPSLKLEDRNSLTDKCDYDSVAVYDGDSEIDTLLGHWCGSEQPPSLTSKENKLLVVLNTDRNYAFKGFVASYIGVVPVNVSCTRTEFQIQIARQALPQVDREGIYLGNPSCSAQLTETSYKILARFVNCGTAGQKRQNITMLVNSLYIDFDGTQQNIQEYEVQCDAQRKVAMVNIISVEERNRLNELARLAKESSTRNEDDESEPHETSDIIFISICVLAVILMLIAVVWLVLL
- the mrpl37 gene encoding 39S ribosomal protein L37, mitochondrial is translated as MFNATVQSIRIWTPKITQTCKSKDCLNALNISAHGYRCLSTSSCLHGKVVPRKKPRVVHEIAGLEPITYADRMHYVPGLAKPTFPEWDRGWKEPRHYKSPKLEDMPLHKDKPCYIFNQMTNVLEGVRQALWLSKSILIKGLPAQILNLALDPANQIENQDDRVQNAIKNSRLWDTTEHRPPRERFCPSLVHNLLHLCDSLHVTHPELAKRILADKYSLAATWRRGEIVFQVRGQNGLLLNSMSPVPVAAGDELIQSTADQALETFYPISPTIDLQCTHVYQEKNDTGFRADYPFCHAHTLFLMEMGNAPKLYPEQLRAKMLMFAFGNALARAQALYGKEPRILEKPIVVQSVATNGRLFQFVVFQLNTTDLQSDSGVKNLAWVEEDQPLYEFAKVRPLIKKKVVQVPAGLSGYEPNTFKKFLALYLHGTA